A single genomic interval of Nostoc commune NIES-4072 harbors:
- a CDS encoding potassium channel family protein has product MAGAIALGGVFFIGTLWYSLVEGWSWEDAAYMTVITLATVGYGETHPLGSRGRLFTIALILLGVVNIGYIVNRFTEAIIQGYFQEGIRLQQQRRLMESLSEHYIICGFSRTGRQIAKEFRAEGVLFVVIDSDMESVQRAQAEGYTAFQGDATLDDTLLKVGVERAMCIVAALPSDAENLYIVLSAKTLNSGIRVIARASTEEALQKLRRGGADEVISPYITGGKRMAAAALRPQVLDFVDGILTGADRQLYMEEFLLDPSFCPFVGQTLQKARLRSQTGALVLAIRRLDGTLIGGPTGDTVLMPGDRLIGMGTAEQLRSLNQILGPIGSQKLRRPKNS; this is encoded by the coding sequence ATGGCTGGGGCGATCGCTCTTGGCGGTGTTTTCTTCATTGGCACTTTGTGGTACTCGCTAGTGGAGGGCTGGTCATGGGAAGATGCAGCTTACATGACAGTAATCACTTTAGCGACTGTGGGATACGGAGAGACGCACCCACTGGGTAGCCGAGGACGATTGTTTACAATCGCTCTGATTTTGTTGGGTGTAGTCAATATCGGTTACATTGTCAACAGATTTACAGAAGCGATCATTCAAGGCTACTTTCAAGAAGGAATTCGGCTACAGCAGCAGAGGCGGTTAATGGAATCTCTGTCAGAACATTACATAATCTGTGGATTTAGTCGAACTGGCCGTCAAATTGCCAAGGAATTTCGCGCAGAAGGCGTACTTTTTGTGGTGATTGATTCGGACATGGAATCTGTGCAAAGAGCGCAGGCAGAAGGTTACACAGCATTCCAAGGTGATGCTACATTAGATGACACGCTCCTAAAAGTTGGTGTTGAACGAGCGATGTGTATTGTTGCAGCGCTACCTTCAGATGCCGAAAATTTATATATTGTTTTATCAGCAAAAACACTGAATTCGGGAATTCGGGTGATCGCACGGGCAAGTACAGAAGAGGCTTTGCAGAAGTTACGACGCGGTGGTGCAGATGAAGTAATATCTCCCTATATTACTGGTGGGAAGCGCATGGCTGCTGCGGCTCTCAGACCCCAAGTATTGGACTTTGTAGACGGGATTTTGACAGGTGCAGACCGCCAATTATATATGGAAGAATTTTTACTCGACCCGTCTTTTTGTCCTTTTGTCGGTCAAACTTTGCAAAAAGCGAGATTGCGATCGCAAACTGGGGCATTAGTTCTGGCAATTCGCCGCCTTGATGGGACTTTAATCGGTGGGCCCACTGGTGATACAGTCTTAATGCCAGGCGATCGGTTAATTGGTATGGGTACAGCAGAACAGTTGCGTAGCCTGAACCAAATTCTCGGCCCAATTGGTTCACAGAAATTGCGACGACCGAAAAATAGTTGA